The Vairimorpha necatrix chromosome 1, complete sequence genome contains a region encoding:
- a CDS encoding ABC transporter — protein sequence MEKETKTLEFENLYLDVPNFDPNGHISYTRVFKSLSGKIESGKLTAVLGSCGCGKTHFLRMLVGDINEESKTFGKIIYNGEERDPEEWKSKISYVPQDDIFYPHLTIYDHMKYYMSLGEARYRKFDERKADKILEGCAILHLKHSLVGALSGGERKRALISFSMINDPEILILDEPTTGIDSNAAVEIIHTLKKYAQDYNCMVISAIHQPSAGLFSHFDDLIVLVKLGVFYIGPYKQLESFFVENGISMESDLSLPELLFVILLEYSEFPEATKYKSNVKKIIEKNEQSCRSENTAEICNNYKPIDFKHKFADSWKVMKHSFNTTYNKNKSYFVLVLMSFWTILLILAEPIMHFCIVPRYNHLEIHEELKKCSFDQIFSLSFGIVNHLYSLSDYVWSLYSYTGVWKYNHYFAPEYLNGKYTYGTYFMAMFYYCLIRNFMFFFSKFCFYLLFYKTFLFNPLIFLIFAIPTIINIFLYTCMSIAVEYDAIYIWVPMQLAQVGHKMYDHNYNNNVAYIHSIIPNFNFILFLRMRCFGLLEKFKNMLAISEFLSKTINNEIINYSYEEGAANTILYNTFGKWADFITVFTMFGSSLLMIGAVTVLYEINRIPNMRFKLSK from the coding sequence atggaaaaagAAACTAAAACACTggaatttgaaaatttatatcttgATGTACCAAATTTCGATCCCAATGGACATATCTCTTACACTAgagtttttaaatctttatcTGGGAAAATTGAATCTGGGAAACTTACAGCTGTACTTGGTTCTTGTGGTTGTGGTAAAACTCATTTTCTTAGAATGCTTGTTGGTGATATCAATGAAGAATCAAAAACATTTGGTAAGATAATATACAATGGCGAAGAAAGAGACCCAGAAGAATGGAAATCAAAGATTTCATATGTTCCACAGgatgatatattttatccTCACTTGACGATTTATGATcatatgaaatattatatgtCACTTGGGGAAGCAAGATATCGTAAATTTGACGAACGTAAAGCCGACAAGATACTTGAAGGATGCGCCATATTGCATTTAAAACATAGTCTCGTTGGTGCACTTTCGGGAGGTGAACGCAAGCGAGCTTTAATCTCTTTTTCTATGATTAATGATccagaaattttaattttagacGAACCTACAACTGGGATAGATTCAAATGCAGCAGTAGAAATCATCCACACACTTAAAAAGTATGCGCAGGACTATAATTGTATGGTTATATCTGCAATACACCAACCTAGTGCCGGTCTTTTCAGCCACTTTGATGATTTAATTGTATTAGTGAAATTAGgagtattttatattggaccatataaacaattagaatctttttttgtcGAAAATGGGATCTCTATGGAATCTGACTTATCTTTGCCAGAATTACTGTTTGTCATTTTACTTGAATATTCCGAATTTCCCGAAGCtactaaatataaatcgaatgtcaagaaaataatagaaaaaaatgagcAATCATGTAGAAGTGAAAATACCGCAGAAATATGCAATAATTACAAGCCCATTGATTTTAAACACAAATTTGCTGATAGCTGGAAGGTAATGAAACATTCCTTTAATACTACttataacaaaaacaaatcaTATTTTGTTCTTGTCTTAATGTCGTTTTGGACAatcttattaattttagcGGAGCCAATTATGCATTTCTGCATAGTCCCTCGATATAATCATTTGGAAATTCATGAAgaattgaaaaaatgttCTTTTGATCAAATATTCAGTTTAAGTTTTGGTATAGTCAATCATTTATATAGTTTATCTGATTATGTCTGGTCACTTTATTCATACACAGGTGTATGGAAGTACAACCATTATTTTGCTCCCGAATATTTGAACGGTAAATACACATATGGTACGTATTTTATGGCAATGTTCTACTATTGTCTAATcagaaattttatgttctttttttctaagttctgtttttatcttttattttataagacTTTTTTGTTCAATCcactaatatttttaatttttgctATTCCTactattattaatatttttttatacactTGTATGTCTATTGCAGTTGAATATGATGCGATCTATATCTGGGTGCCTATGCAATTAGCACAAGTTGGACATAAAATGTATGACCACAactataataataatgttGCGTATATCCATTCAATCATCCCAAACTTcaattttatactttttttaaggATGAGATGTTTTGGATTATtggaaaaatttaaaaatatgttagCAATTTCTGAATTTCTGAGTAAAACAattaataatgaaattatCAACTACTCATATGAAGAAGGTGCAGCAAATActattttatacaatacTTTTGGTAAATGGGCAGATTTTATTACAGTTTTCACTATGTTTGGCTCTTCTTTGTTGATGATTGGCGCTGTAACAGTACTTTATGAAATTAACAGAATTCCTAATAtgagatttaaattatcaaaataa